The following coding sequences are from one Triticum aestivum cultivar Chinese Spring chromosome 5A, IWGSC CS RefSeq v2.1, whole genome shotgun sequence window:
- the LOC123108378 gene encoding probable non-specific lipid-transfer protein 3: MAAAGWFLAAGAIVMATLLSGCALTAPAAGMPTPTPPSSSSLDCGTLTSLLTGCAAFVTRGTSAAPLPAPGTPCCEGVDGLYAVAADSPDNWRSVCRCMAGLVRRYWSNASAIALLPGLCGVSPVSTAHAFTYCTSIP; encoded by the exons ATGGCGGCCGCGGGGTGGTTTCTAGCCGCCGGAGCCATCGTCATGGCCACCCTGCTGTCAGGCTGCGCCCTGACGGCCCCCGCGGCCGGCATGCCCACGCCcacgccgccgtcgtcctcctcgctGGATTGCGGCACGCTGACGTCGCTGCTGACGGGCTGCGCGGCTTTCGTCACGCGCGGCACGAGCGCGGCGCCCCTGCCGGCCCCGGGCACGCCGTGCTGCGAGGGGGTGGACGGCCTGTACGCCGTCGCGGCGGACTCGCCGGACAACTGGCGGTCGGTGTGCCGCTGCATGGCGGGGCTCGTCAGGCGGTACTGGTCCAACGCGTCCGCCATCGCGCTGCTGCCGGGGCTCTGCGGCGTCTCGCCGGTGTCCACCGCTCACGCGTTCACCTACTGCACAAG CATCCCCTGA